Genomic DNA from Thermosipho ferrireducens:
CGTATTCACCACTCAACGGGGGTGGATATGTGTCATTCTTCCCATAAATTGTTTTAACAAGTTTTATATCATTTATTTTCACCTGACAAAGCCACCTCCAGAACTTCCTCTATATTCTCAACAAAAACAAGTTCAATTTCTTCTAAAATGTATTCGGGAACTTTTTTTATATCGCTTTCATTTTGTTTTGGCAGTATTATTTTCTTTATACCTTTTCTGTAAGCTGCTAAAACTTTCTCCTTTATACCTCCAACTGGCAATATTCTACCTCTTAAAGTTATTTCACCAGTCATCGCTATGTTATTATCAACAGGAGTTTCTTTTACCGCAGAAACAAGCGAGGTGACTAAGGTAACCCCGGCACTTGGCCCATCCTTAGGCACAGCACCTTCAGGAACATGAACGTGTATGTCGTTTTGACTGAATTTTTCAGAAAAACTATTTCCGCATATTTTTCTTGTTAAACTCAAAGCCAATTTTGCCGATTCTTTCATAACGTCTCCAAGCTGGCCCGTTATTAGTAAATTTCCTTTGCCAGGATACAATATAGTTTCTACAAATAGTGTTGAGCCACCATACGGTGTCCACGCCAGACCTGTTGCCACACCAACTGTTGGTTCCTGTAATTTGTCTTCATTTTTTATACGAGGCGCTCCAAGAAATTCTTCCACTTTTTTATTTGTAATTATTATTGAATTTTTACTTTCTACCAGCTCAAGAGCAGCTTTTCTTACTATTGTTCTTACTTTCCTTTCCAGCTCTCTAACTCCAGCCTCCAGAGTGTAATCTGATATAACCTTTTTTATAGCCTCTTTTCTGAATCTTATTTTACTTTTTGCATTTCCCAATTCAGATAAAACTTTTGGAATTATATAATCTTTGGCTATATAAAACTTCTCTACATTTGTATAACTCGGTATTTCAATAATTTCCATTCTATCCTTTAAGGCAATTGGTATGTTATACAATGTATTTGCCGTTGTCACAAATAACACATCTGACAAATCGAAAGGAAGTTCGAGGTACAAATCTACAAAATCTTTGTTTTGCTCTGGATCCAGAACTTCCAGAAGAGCTGAAGCCGGATCTCCCTGAAAACTGATTCCCATTTTATCCACTTCATCAAGTAAAATTACAGGATTTTTTACCCCGGCCTTTCGAATTAATTGAATAATTCTTCCAGGAAGAGCTCCTACATAAGTTCTTCTATGTCCTCTTATTTCTGCTTCGTCACGCAATCCTCCAAGCGACATTCTCAGAAATTTTCTTCCCAATGCATTTGCTATAGAACGTCCAAGTGATGTTTTTCCTACTCCGGGAGGCCCTACAAAACAAAGGATAGGAGCCTTTTGCGAAGTCGAAAGCTTCCTAACTGCCAAAAATTCAAGAATTCTCTCTTTGGCTTCATCTAAGCCATAATGTTCTTTGTTCAAGACTTTACGAGCATTTTTTATATCAAGATTGTCTTCTGTTTCATCATTCCACGGTAAATTAAGTATCCAATCTAAATAGTTTCTTATAACATTGGCTTCTGGTGAATAAGGTGACATTTTTTCAAATCGATTAAGTTCAAATACTGCTTTTTCCTTAACATAATCTGGATAATCGCCCTTTTCAATTTTCTCTCGAAGTTCCTTAATCTCCGCGTCTTCTTCGCCACCAAGTTCTTCTCTAATCACTCGTAATTTCTCTCTTAAAAAATATTCTTTTTGAGATTTTTCTATTCTTTGTTTTACCTTTTGATCCAGCTGATGCTCAATTTCAAGTAATTCTGTTTCTTTTGAAATGAGGGCTAATATTTTTTCCAACCTCTCAGCTGGATGCAGCGTTTCCAACAATTCTTGCTTTTCCTCAAGTGTTCCAGGACATATGGAAGCCGCTAAATCTGCAAAGACATCTGGATCTTCCATATCTTCAAGAAACATAAGAGCTTCTGTGGGGATTTTACGAGAGAATTGCACATATTTTTGCATTTCATCTCGAACCACTCTCATTAATGCTATTAACCTTTTTGTTCTTTGATAACGCTTCTTTAAGATTTCCAGTTCAAATTTAAAAAAGCGTTTTTCAAGACTTTTTTTTCTTTTTGCTCTAACCAATCCTTCAACTAACACTTTAAATGTGCCATCTGGAAGTTTACCTATCTGCATTATTCTAACAACAGTTCCTATTTTGTAAAGATCCTTTTCTTTTGGATTTTCAATTACTGGATCTTTCTGACTTACAACAAATAGTAGTTGATTATAGTTTTCCATAGCTTCTTCCAGAGCATAAAGTGACTTTTCACGACCAACATAAAACGGCATCACCGTGTTTGGATATACAACCACGTTACTCCTCATCGCTATAGCAGGCAGTTTATCAGGAATCTCTATTTCTTCTTCATTAAACTTTGCCACCTGTTTTTCCAGTTTCTCGAATTTAGATTTTGATTTTTTTGGCATTTCTCCACCTCCTGAGAAAACTCAAAATTCTCTCACTTTCACCTACAACCTTTATTGAAACGTTTCGTAAATGATCACTCGAATGTTCTAAATAAATCTCTATCCTGTCACCCTGAAAAAATTCTGGAAAAAGATCTGCCCATTCAACTATAAGAATAGAATCATTATCTTCTATCTGATCTTCTAAAAGATAAAAAAGATCTTCTACATTCGTCAAACGGTAAACATCTACATGATAAATAGACTTTGATAAAGTTTCATAGACATTTACAAGGGTAAAAGTGGGACTACTGACAATTTCCGGGTCTACCCCAAAACCCTTACAAAAAGCCTTTACAAAGGTTGTCTTCCCGGCGCCTATTTCGCCTATCAAAAGTATAAGATTATGTTCATCAACATTTTTAGCAAACTCAAAAGCAAAAGTTTCCATAGCCTTTTTGGTCATTTCTCCCAGATCAAATATGATTTCTTTCATTTGGACTTTCACCTTCTAAACAAAACATTAAATATCACTGTTAAAATTATGCTTATAATTATCATACTCGTTACAGGGATAAAAATCGTTATGTTCTTTCTTTTTATCACAATATCCCCTGGTAAATGAAATAAATTAACTTTCTCCATTAGATAGAAAAGTATCCCTATTATCAGTATCGTTATCCCTGTTACTATCAGTAACTTTCCTATTCCCATTTTGCTCACCTCTGAAATAGGAAAATGGTAAAGAGATAGTTTCACCTTCACTGGTATATATAGTAACTCTTGAAAGAAAAACATTCACAGTTATAACTTTACTTTGTTTGCCTTCATACAAAATTGTTGAACCTTCGTCTGGAATATTTTTCAATGCTTTTATATAAAAATCATGCTCATACATCAAACAGCACAGAAGCCTCCCACAGGGGCCTGTGATTTTTGCCGTATTAATCATCATTTGCTGCCTTTTTGCATGTTTTAAAGTTACGCTATCAAACTTTCTGAGCCAATATGAACAACATGACTTTAATCCGCATAATCCCAGGCCTTTAACGTGTTTCATTTCATCTCTCACACCAACCTGTCTAAGTTCTATCCTCATTTTAAATTCTTTTGCAATATCTTTGACAAGCGCTCTGAAATCCACTCTATTTTTCGAACTGAAATATATAACAAGTCTTGAACGATCTACCATCATCTTTGCATATAAAATCTTCATAGGAAGTTCATGCTTTTTTACAAGCTCCTTTGT
This window encodes:
- the lon gene encoding endopeptidase La, which encodes MPKKSKSKFEKLEKQVAKFNEEEIEIPDKLPAIAMRSNVVVYPNTVMPFYVGREKSLYALEEAMENYNQLLFVVSQKDPVIENPKEKDLYKIGTVVRIMQIGKLPDGTFKVLVEGLVRAKRKKSLEKRFFKFELEILKKRYQRTKRLIALMRVVRDEMQKYVQFSRKIPTEALMFLEDMEDPDVFADLAASICPGTLEEKQELLETLHPAERLEKILALISKETELLEIEHQLDQKVKQRIEKSQKEYFLREKLRVIREELGGEEDAEIKELREKIEKGDYPDYVKEKAVFELNRFEKMSPYSPEANVIRNYLDWILNLPWNDETEDNLDIKNARKVLNKEHYGLDEAKERILEFLAVRKLSTSQKAPILCFVGPPGVGKTSLGRSIANALGRKFLRMSLGGLRDEAEIRGHRRTYVGALPGRIIQLIRKAGVKNPVILLDEVDKMGISFQGDPASALLEVLDPEQNKDFVDLYLELPFDLSDVLFVTTANTLYNIPIALKDRMEIIEIPSYTNVEKFYIAKDYIIPKVLSELGNAKSKIRFRKEAIKKVISDYTLEAGVRELERKVRTIVRKAALELVESKNSIIITNKKVEEFLGAPRIKNEDKLQEPTVGVATGLAWTPYGGSTLFVETILYPGKGNLLITGQLGDVMKESAKLALSLTRKICGNSFSEKFSQNDIHVHVPEGAVPKDGPSAGVTLVTSLVSAVKETPVDNNIAMTGEITLRGRILPVGGIKEKVLAAYRKGIKKIILPKQNESDIKKVPEYILEEIELVFVENIEEVLEVALSGENK
- the tsaE gene encoding tRNA (adenosine(37)-N6)-threonylcarbamoyltransferase complex ATPase subunit type 1 TsaE — protein: MKEIIFDLGEMTKKAMETFAFEFAKNVDEHNLILLIGEIGAGKTTFVKAFCKGFGVDPEIVSSPTFTLVNVYETLSKSIYHVDVYRLTNVEDLFYLLEDQIEDNDSILIVEWADLFPEFFQGDRIEIYLEHSSDHLRNVSIKVVGESERILSFLRRWRNAKKIKI
- a CDS encoding DUF2905 domain-containing protein; the encoded protein is MGIGKLLIVTGITILIIGILFYLMEKVNLFHLPGDIVIKRKNITIFIPVTSMIIISIILTVIFNVLFRR
- a CDS encoding PSP1 domain-containing protein; this encodes MNLTATVYGVELAPLGPIIYYTDNGENIEIGDIVIVMSEFGMDYGKIRVGRREMSIDEIGYDLKPIIKKATETDLKEIKKNEEDAERAVKITKELVKKHELPMKILYAKMMVDRSRLVIYFSSKNRVDFRALVKDIAKEFKMRIELRQVGVRDEMKHVKGLGLCGLKSCCSYWLRKFDSVTLKHAKRQQMMINTAKITGPCGRLLCCLMYEHDFYIKALKNIPDEGSTILYEGKQSKVITVNVFLSRVTIYTSEGETISLPFSYFRGEQNGNRKVTDSNRDNDTDNRDTFLSNGES